The following is a genomic window from Deltaproteobacteria bacterium.
TTTCTTTTGGGGAGCGAAAAGAGGCTTTTTGAAACCCATTATACGCTCGTCTGTTTTTTCGACGACATCAGCGGCCTGCGCGAGGGGGCCACGGTGCAACTGGCGGGGATTCATGTGGGGACGGTCCGCGAGATTCTCTTCGAGGAAAAAATCGAAAAGAAAAAGGTCAAACTGGTTTTAAAGTTGAGCAAACGGTATCAAAGCCGAATCCGCGCCGATTCAAAGGCCACCATCATGACGCAGGGGCTTTTGGGGGACAAAATGGTCTTTGTCAGCGTGGGAAGCGCCGAGGCCAAAATTTTAAAGGATGGCGACATTCTTCCCTCCGAGTCGCCGACCGGTTTTGCCGAGGTTCTGCAGAGGGGGGATGTCCTCCTGCAAAACGTCAACGACATCGCCGAGGACTTGAAGGAAATCGTGAAAGAGGTGCGCGAGGGAAAGGGGACGATCCATGGCCTGGTCTACGACCCCCACGGGGAGGAGCTGGTGTCCGATATCAAAATGGTGGCCGAAAACCTCGCGGAGGCAAGCAGACATGCGGCCGGCATCACCGGTAAAATCAACCGCGGCGAGGGGACCCTGGGGGCGCTGGTCAACGACGCCTCGCTGTATAACGACATGAAAACCCTTTTGGGCAAGGCCAACCGCAACAAGCTCATCCAGACGGTGGTCCGCTATACCCTTAAAACCAGGGACGAAAAGCTCCTGAAAACCGACTCAAAATAAAAAATAAGCGGCCCGGGCGATTTGTGTTTGTTGAGTCTTCCTTAAATCCTCCTTTTATATTTATTCCTACAAAAATAAATTGACTTACTAATTAAAATATGTTCTACTTATTTATGTGAGTATAACACAAAAACCGGATACGGTTTCCTTTACGGTCAAGGGGCAGGTGGTTATTCCCCGATGGCTTCGCAAAGAATACGAAATTGAGGAAGGAACGCGGGCAACGGTCTATCCAACCGATGAAGGTATTTTAATAAAACCCATTACCGCCAGGCATATCAGGAGCCTTCGAGGATCTCTAAGGGGGTCCAGGGCAATGGATGTCTTTCTTGCCGAACGGAAACGGGAACGGGATTTCTAAGGCGGCAGGGCCGCCAACCAAATGGTCCGAATGGATCTTCAAACGGTCTGCAAACTTCTTCGCAAAATGCGCAGAAGTTGCAGGGTAAGAATCTAAATGGCCGCCAAAGTCCTGGACAGTTGGGCGCTTATGGCGTTCTTTAACGACGAGCCTTCCGCTGAAGAAGTGGAAAAGCTTCTTGTGAAGGCCTCTGAAGACAAGCACAAACTGCTCTTGAGTGTCGTCAACTGGGGTGAGATTTATTACTCCGTGATGAGAGGCGGCTCTCAACGGCTTGCGGAGCAGAAAGCCCATGAAATAGCCGGTTTGCCGATCGAACTTGTCCCGGTCGCGGAAGATTTGGAATTGGCGCGACAAGCCGCCGTCTTTAAGGCAACCAAAAAAATGTCTTATGCGGACTGTTTTGCGGCCGCGCTGGCCAAGATACGAAATATTGCGTTAATTACCGGCGATCGGGAATTTAAAGAAGTTGAAAAAGAAATAAAAGTGACCTGGCTGAAATAGTTTTTAGGCTGAAAAAATCCCGGAAAAATAACTATTGTTGCCCCCCCTCCCAACTGATAAAATATCAGTATAAGCATGACGCGTTACATCAATTCTTTTCGGTGAGATTGTTCCGTCAGAGATCAGTCGATTCAAGACTGTTCTTTAAAAAAATCCATAGCCCAATTTGAATTTTTGTTATTCGGTTATTTTTAACCCGACGAAATTTTTTAACCTGGAGGAAAAAATATGATCTCGGAAAAACAGCTTTTGCAGTTGATTCAGGATGCCGAGGAGATCAAGAATTTCAAGGAGCTCAACTGGCGCGGCAGTTTCGCCGACTACCTGGGGATTTTCATGAAAAATCCCAGGGTGTCGAGGAGCGCCTATCAGCGCCTCTACGACATGGTGGTCTCCCACGGCACCGAGGAATACAAGGAACACAAAAAAACCATCGTCAAATACAAATTTTTCAACGACCCCTACGACGGCGGCCGGGACGGCATCTTCGGCCTCGATCTGCACTTGATGAAGCTCGTCAACGTCTTCAAGGCGGCCGCCCGCCACTACGGTCCGGAAAAGCGGGTCCTCCTTTTGCACGGGCCGGTGGGGAGCTCCAAATCGACCATTGTCCGCCTGCTGAAAAAAGGGCTGGAACATTACTCGCGCACCCCCGAGGGGGCCCTTTTCACCTTTTCGTGGGTCAAAAAGGGAGGCAACGGCGCGAACAATAAACAGTTGGACGTCGTCTTCGGCAACGGCGATGTCATCAACTGCCCCATGCATGAGGAGCCTTTGCACCTTGTCTCGTTCAAGGCCCGTGACAAGCTCCTGTCCGAGGTCAACAAGGCCCTTTCCGCCGAAGAAAAAATTTACGTCGACGGCGATCTCTGCCCCTCCTGCAGGTACATCTACAATGCCCTGTTTGCCCTCTACGAGGGGGACTTCAACAAGGTGATGGGCCATGTGGAGGTGCGTCGGCTGATTCTCTCCGAAAAAGACCGCGTCGGCGTCGGGACCTTTCAGCCCAAGGACGAAAAAAATCAGGACTCCACCGAACTCACCGGCGACATCAATTACCGCAAAATCGCAGAATATGGATCCGAATCGGACCCGCGGGCCTTCAACTTCGATGGCGAATTCAACATCGCCAACCGGGGGTTGATTGAATTCATCGAGGTCCTGAAGCTCGACGTGGCGTTTCTCTACGATCTTCTGGGGGCGAGCCAGGAGCACAAGGTGAAGCCCAAAAAATTCGCCCAGACCGACATCGACGAGGTGATTGTGGGGCATACCAACGAGCCGGAATACCGCAAACTGCAAAACAACGAATACATGGAGGCCCTGCGCGACCGGACGGTGAAGATCGACATCCCCTACATCACCAAGCTTAAAGAAGAGCAGAAGATCTACTACAAGGATTATTCGCCGGACAAAATCAGGGGGAAACATATCGCCCCGCACACCATGGAGATCGCCTCGATGTGGGCGGTTTTGACTCGGCTGGAAGAACCCAAAAAGGCAAACCTGACCCTCATGCAGAAACTCAAGCTCTACGACGGAAAAACCCTTCCCGGTTTTACCGAAGACAATGTCAAGGAGTTGAGGAAAGAGGCTTACAGGGAAGGGATGGAGGGGATTTCACCCCGTTATATCCAGGATAAAATATCCAATGCCCTCGTCTCCGACGTGGGGGGCGGGTGCGTCAATCCGTTCATGGTCCTGAATGAGCTGGAATCGGGGCTGAAGCATCACTCGCTCATTTCCAGCGAGGACCAGAGAAAAAAATTCGTCGAACTCCTGACGCTGGCCAAGGAGGAATACGACGACATCGTGAAAAACGAGGTCCAACGGGCCATCGCGGCCGACGAGGACGCCATCTCGCGGCTCTGCTCCAACTACGTGGACAACATCAAGGCCTACACGCAAAAGGAGCGGGTGCGGAACAAATACACCGGCCAGGACGAGGAACCGGATGAACGCCTCATGCGGTCGATCGAGGAAAAAATAGACATCCCCGAATCGCGCAAGGACGACTTCCGCCGGGAGATCATGAACTACATCGGGGCTCTGGCCGTCGAAGGCAAAAAGTTCGACTACCGGACCAACGAGCGGCTCCACAAGGCGCTTGAACTGAAGCTCTTCGAGGACCAGAAGGACACCATCAAGCTCACCAGCCTTGTCTCCAGCGTGGTGGACAAGGATACGCAGGAAAAGATCGACATCGTCAAGTCGCGGATGACCAAAAACTACGGCTATTGCGACGTCTGTTCCACCGACGTGCTCAACTATGTGGCGTCGATTTTTGCGAGGGGGGACATTAAAGAAAAGCATTAAGTGCCCGGGTGCCCTGGTGCCTGAGTGCCTGGGTAAGAACGCGGGCACGCAGGCACACAGGCCCGTGGGCACGTGAATGTGATATTAAAAATCGAACAAGACTACAGCCGCTTCAAACAGATTGTTCGAGGCAAAATCAAACAGGAGTTGAGGAAGTTCATCACCCGCGGCGAGTTGATCGGAAGGCAGGGAAAAAAATTCATCAGCATCCCCATTCCGCAGATCGACATCCCCCGCTTTCGCTACGAAGACCGCCAGATGGGAGGGGTGGGGCAGGGCGAAGGGGCGGTCGGCACTCCGATTGCCGTCGATTCCGAGGGGGAGGGACAGACGCAGGCGGGCAATGCCCCTTCCGAACATATCCTGGAGGTGGATGTCCCGCTCGAGGAGATGGCCCAGCTTTTGGGCGAGGAACTGGAGCTTCCGCGCATCCTCCCCAAGGGGACCGACCGGGTTGTCTCCACAAAAACCGTCTATCGCGGCGTCCGCCCCGCGGGGCCGGAGTCGCTCCGCCATTTCAAGCGGACCTACAAACAGGCGCTCAAAAGGCAGATCCTCTCCGGCGGGTACAACCTCAATCGCCCGATCGTCATCCCCTACGGCGAGGACAAGCGCTATCGGAGCTTCAAGGTGATTCAGGAGCGCGAACGCAGGGCCGTGATCATCTACATGATGGATGTCTCCGGCTCGATGGGACAGGAACAGAAAGAGATCGTCCGCATCGAGACCTTCTGGATCGACATGTGGCTCCGCTCGCAATACAAGGGGCTGGAAACCCGCTACATCATCCATGACGCCGTGGCCCGCGAGGTGGATGCCGACACCTTCTATCACACGCGGGAGTCGGGGGGGACCATCATCTCGTCGGCCTACCGCCTGGCCTTGAAGATCGTCCAGGAAAATTATCCCCCCTCGGAATGGAATATCTACCCCTTCCATTTTTCCGACGGCGACAACTGGTCGGGTAACGACACCATGGAGTGCCTGAATCTGATGGAAAAGGAGTTTTTCCCCGTCTGCAACGTCTTTTGCTACGGGCAGGTGGAGAGCGAATACGGGAGCGGCCAGTTCCTGAAGGACCTGAAAGACCGGTTCGGCGAGAGTCCCGATTGTCTGCTGACATCCAAGATCGAGGGGAAAGAGGGGATTATCGAGTCGATAAAGGCGTTCCTCGGAAAAGGGAAATGAGTGCCTGTGTGCCCGCGTGCCCGTGTTTACGCAGGCACCCGGGCACTCGGGCACGTGAACACGTAAATGCTGACACCCGAACTCGAAAAATGGCGGATTGAAATCGAAAAAGAGGCCAGAACCCAGGGACTCGATTTTTTCGAGACCATCTTTGAAATCCTCGACTGGAAGCAGATGAACGAGGTGGCCTCCTACGGCGGCTTTCCCAATCGCTATCCCCACTGGCGATTTGGCATGGAGTACGAGCATCTCTCCAAGAGCCATTCCTACGGCCTCTCCAAAATCTACGAGATGGTTATCAACAACAACCCCTGCTATGCCTATCTTCTCCACTCAAACAAACTGGTCGACCAGAAGATGGTGATGAGCCACGTGTACGGCCACTGCGATTTTTTCAAAAACAACGTCTTTTTCTCCCCCACCAACCGCCGGACGATCGATGTCATGGCCAACCACAAAACGAGGATTCAGCGCGCCGTCAACAGGCATGGCTATACGGTGGTGGAGAGCTTCATCGATGTCTGCCTCTCGCTGGAAAACCTGATCGACTGCTATGCCCCCCTCATCCGGAGGAAAAAGGAGGAAAAGCGCCCGCCGCTCGCCGAAGAGGAAGAGGAAGAGGTCACCGAAAAGATAAACGTGAAAAAGCTCCCGGTACAGCGCGAATATCTGGAGCGGTACATCAACCCCAAAGAATTCATCGAAAGTCAGCGCAAAAAGGCCTTGACCAAAATAGAGGAGCAAAAAAAATTCCCCGCCGAACCGGCAAGGGACGTGCTGGCGTTCCTGGTTGAAACGGCCCCCCTGGAAAATTGGCAGAGGGACATCCTCTCCATCATCCGCGAGGAGGCCTATTACTTCGCCCCGCAGGCCCAGACCAAGATCATGAACGAGGGGTGGGCCACCTACTGGCACAGCAAAATCATGACGACAAAAATTTTGACGGACGGCGAGATCATCGACTTTGCCGATCATCATTCGGGCACCATTTCGGCGGGAATGGGCCGCCTCAACCCCTACAAGATCGGCCTCGAGCTGTTCCGCGATATCGAGGAGCGCTGGAACAAGGGGCGTTTCGGCAAGGAATATGATGAATGCGACAGCATGGTGGAAAAACTGAACTGGAACCGGAATTTGGGGCTGGGGAAAAAGAAAATTTTCGAGGTGCGCAAAATTTACAACGACGTCACCTTCATCGACACCTTTCTGACGCCGGAATTTTGCGCCGAACACAAGCTGTTCGCCTTCGACTACAACCGCAACAACTCGACCTACGAGATTTCCTCGCGGGATTTTCCGGCGGTGAAAAAAAAGCTTCTTTTCCAGCTCACCAATTTCGGCCAGCCGTTTGTCGAGGTGATGGACGCCAATTACGGCAACCGGGGGGAGCTTCTCCTTTTTCACCGGCACGAAGGGGTCGATCTGCGCCTCGACTATGCCCGTGAGGTGCTGAAAAACCTGCATGTCCTCTGGAAGCGGCCGGTGCTTGTTGAAACGCGGGTGGACGACCGGATGAAGATTTTTGCCTTCGACGGGAAGGAGCATAAAGAATTCGATTCCAAAGAAGGGGCTTAGATGCTAGGATACACTCCGTTTCGGAAAACCAAAACTTCAACAGGAGGGGAAAAATATGCTCGTTAACGTCGCCAAGAGGGAAAGAAATTTGCGCCTTTTAATCGCCGTTCTGTCGGCGATATGCATCTGGCGGCTCCGGATGCCTCCGTGGGCCGACTATGCCCTGGGGGCGGTGGCCGTTGTCTCGCTCGTCACCGGCCTTTTAAGATACTGTCCCTTGAACCATCTCTTCAAGGTCAAGTCGGCAAGTTAAAGAAATATTTTCCCGCCCACATCCCGAAAACGATATCAAAACGATATCAGGTCTTGACCATGGACCAGATTGAATTGTGCGCCGCCACGGCAACCACGCCGAGGAAAAATCCCCGCCACCGATCCGGCGGTTCCTTAAAGGCCCGCCGGAACGTCCTGCCGAGCCCGTATCTGTTTACGGAGGTGTATGGGGTGCCCCTCCACCGATGAAAAAAGACAATGAAAAAAGACAATTGATCTTAGGCGAGAAATGGATGAAAATGTCCGATGAAGCGGTAACCTCTGAAATTGCCCGATCTTCTTAGTGGGATGCGTTCTTCAGCAAGAAAATTTGAACAGGCGGATGTGGCGGTTAAAGTTTACTTCACCGAAGATGCCATTTGTCTGCAATTAAGCGACGGAAGAGAGGTCAAAGCGCCACTGGAGTTTTATCCGCGCCTGAAAAATGCGACAAAAAAACAAAGGGGCCATTTTCAGTTGATCGGTTTGGGCACCGGCATTCACTGGCCCGATTTGGACGAGGATCTTTCGGTGGAGGGTATTGTTCTGGGCCGGCGAGCCATCATTTAACGTTCCCAAGGCTGTCGCCAGGGCCGGCTATCCCCTCAAACAAATCCCGCAAGTGAGCCCTTCGACTTCGCTTCCCTCAACTCCGCTCCCTTCGGCTTCGCTCAGGGCAAGCGGGACAGGCAGGGCAAGCTGGAACACCCTTCCAAGCCCGTATCCTTTCACGGAGGTGTATGAGGTGCCTGCCGAAGAAGTCCCTTGAATTTCAGCATTGTTTTGCCTAGAATAAGAACATGTCTCATCAGCAATATCATTTTACGGTGATCATCGAGCCGTGTGAAGAGGGGGGCTACTATGCCGAATGTCCCGCTTTTCAGGGGTGTCATGTTCAAGGGGAAACCTACGAAGAGACTCTCGGTGAAATGAGGCACGCCGTTCATGCTTTCATCGAGGAATACCGGAAGCACAAAGAGGCCATTCCCGATGACCAAGTCACGGTCACTTCTCTGCGAGTTGCGGTTTGAAATTCATTCATGTCCGTTCATTTCCCAGTTGTCACTTCTAAAGAAATAATCAAGGTGCTCGAAAAAATCGGTTTTGTCTTTGTCCGTCAAACCGGTTCCAGTCACGCTATTTATCGGCGCCCGTCGGACAATCGACGGACGGTTGTCCCGGTTCACTCGTCAACGCAGATTAAAAGACGAACGCTCAAATCAATTTTGACGGATGCGGGGTTAACTGTGGAAGATCTCAGAAAGTTGTTGTGAGAAGCGGGCTTCGACCCGAAGTTTATCAGGCGCCTCTCCGCTATTTTCCATTTGTCTCCATAAAAACCTGTGTGTTACAAGCAGGCAATGGACGAAAAGTATCAGCCGCAATCCATTGAAACCCGCTGGCAGAAACAGTGGGAAAAAAACAAGACCTTCGCCGCCGGCGAAAACCCCCAAAAGCAGAAATATTATCTCCTCGAGATGTTTCCCTACCCATCCGGAAGAATCCACATGGGGCATGTGCGGAACTACACCATCGGCGACGTGATCGCCCGGTACAAGAGGATGAAGGGTTTTCATGTCCTTCACCCCATGGGCTGGGACGCCTTCGGCATGCCCGCCGAAAATGCCGCCATCCAGAACCGGACCCACCCCGCCAAGTGGACGCGCGACAATATCAATACGATGCGCGATCAGCTCAAGCGCCTTGGGTTTAGCTACGACTGGTCGCGCGAGGTGAACACCTCAGATCCCGCCTATTACAGATGGGAACAGCTCTTTTTTCTCCAGATGTGGGAGAGGGGTCTTGTCTTCCGCAAAGAATCTTTGGTCAACTGGTGCGAGACCTGTCAGACGGTGTTGGCCAACGAGCAGGTATTGGACGGCCACTGCTGGCGGTGCGAGATGGTCGTTGCGCAAAAACCGCTGGAGCAGTGGTTTTTTAAAATCACCAATTACGCCGACGAACTTCTCTCATCGCTGGAAATTCTGAAAGAGGGATGGCCGGAACGGGTGCTGACGATGCAAAGGGAGTGGATTGGCCGCTCCCAGGGGGCGACAATCGATTTTCCCATCGAGGCAACCGATCAAAAGATCACCGTCTTTACGACGCGCCCCGATACCCTCTTCGGGGCCACTTTTATGTCACTGGCGCCCGAAAACCCGCTGGTGGAAAAACTGATTGAAAATTCTCCAAACACCGCCGAGGTGAGGGCCTTTGTGGCAAAGGCAAAAGGTATCCAAAAACAGGGAGGGGCCGATTATGAAAAAGAGGGGATTTTCACCGGGGCTTACTGCCTCAATCCAGTGGTCAAGCGGCAAATGCCCATTTATGTCACCAATTTTGTCGTCATGGAATACGGCACCGGCGCGGTAATGGCCGTTCCCGCGCATGACCAGCGCGACTTCGATTTCGCGCACAAGTACAAACTGCCGGTGATCCTTGTCATTACGCCCGCCGGAAAGGTCGTTGACCCCAAAAGCATGGAGGCCGCCTTTGAGGAGGAGGGGGTTTTGGTCAATTCGGGTCAGTTTTCCGGGATGAAAAGCGCCATCGCAAAGCTGGCGATCGTCGATTATCTCGAACGCAAAAAAATCGGACGAAGAAAGGTCCAATACAAATTGCGCGACTGGGGGATTTCGCGTCAGCGCTACTGGGGGACGCCGATTCCGGCGGTTTATTGCCCGACATGCGGCGTCGTCCCGGCACATGAAGAGGATCTTCCGATCGTTCTCCCCCCCGATGTTCAACTGACCGGCCGGGAAGGGTCGCCGCTGGCCCGACACGAATCTTTTTTAAAAACCGCCTGTCCCAAATGCGGCGGAGAGGCCAGGCGCGAGACCGACACGATGGATACGTTTGTGGAGTCGTCATGGTATTTTTTCCGTTATGTCGATCCGCAAAATACGGCGGAGCCGTTCAACAAAGAGAAGGTTGCCACCTGGTGCCCGGTCGATCAGTACATCGGGGGCATCGAGCACGCGGTTTTGCATCTTCTTTATTCCCGGTTTTTTACGCAGGTTCTGCGCGACCTCGGCTACCTGAACTTGAGCGAACCGTTCGAGCGTCTGCTGACGCAGGGGATGGTCATCAAGGAGGGGGCCAAGATGAGCAAGTCGCGTGGCAATGTGGTCGATCCGAATTATCTCATCGACCAGTACGGCGCCGACACGGCAAGGCTCTTTGTCCTTTTTGCCTCGCCTCCGGAGCGCGACCTCGAATGGTCCGATCAGGGGGTGGAGGGGTGTTTCCGTTTTTTGAACCGGGTCTGGCGGCTGGTCTACGACACGGTGAACAACCGCTGGCCGGGGAATGGGGACGATCCGGAGCTTGCCTTCCAGATCAACAAGACCATCAAAAAAGTCACCGACGACATCGAGAAGGATTTTCACTTCAACACCGCCATTGCCGCCATCATGGAACTGGTCAATTATCTGGCCAAAATCGCCCCGCAGTCGGGATTGTCAGCCTCTTTCAAACAGGCGCTAAAAACCATGATTGTCCTGATATCTCCGATGGTGCCGCACATCGCCGAGGAGATGGGCGAGGTTTTGGGGATTGAAGGGGGTGTTTCTGAACAGCCGTGGCCTTCTTATGATGAGACGGTTCTCGAAAAGCGGGCGATTACCGTTGTGGTGCAGGTGAACGGCAAGGTGCGCGCCCAATTAAGCGTTGCCCCCGACAGCCCGGAGGACGAGATCAAAACTGCCGCCCGCGCGCATGAAAAAATTATTCCCTATCTTGAAGGAAAAAATGTGGCGAAGACGGTGTATGTCCCGGGGCGGTTGGTGAATTTTGTGGTGTCATGACCAAACCCATCACGATTCTTGTTGGCGACGATGCCTGTCTTTTAAACCGCGAATTGGCGCGTCTTCAAAAAAAGCACCTCGATCCGGCGACAAAAGATTTCAATTTCGACCGTTTTTCGGCGGCGGAGGAGCCGCCCGCGAAGATTATCGACGCCTTGAGCCTCCTCCCCATGATGGCGGAATCGCGTCTGGTAATCGTCCGCGACGCGGACAAAATCGGGAAAGACGATTTCGACCAATGGCTTAAATACCTTCAAAACCCCTCGCCCACCACGCAACTGGTTCTGATTGCCCCCAAAATCGACAAGCGTCTCGGCCTGTGGAAGACAGCCGTCAAAGAGGGGACGCTTATCGAATTGAAGCCGCCCTATCCCAACCAGATTCCCCAATGGGTTTCAGGCGAGGCGCGGAAGATGGGAATCGACATCACGATGGAGGCGGCTTACGGCTTGGGCGAATCGGTGGGGCCAAGCCCGATGGGGCTTGTCTCGGCGCTGGAAAAGCTGGCGATCTATGTCTTCCCGCGCACCCGGATTGAACTTGCCGATGTGCAAACTGCCTCGGGCAGTTTTTCAAAAACGGTTTTCGATTTCACCGAAAAAGTGGGGGAAAGAAATTTAAAAGAGGCGATGGGAATTTTGAATGGATTGACGGAACAGGGGGAACCGCCGGTCCGGCTGGTTTTCATGTTGGCGCGTCATTTTCGTCTGCTTCTTCTGGCGCAGGAGGGTGTCAGGGAGCGGCTCTCCGAACAGGAGATGTCTTTCCGTCTCGGCGTTCCTCCTTTTTTTGTGAAGGATTATCTTCGTCAGGCCCGAAAAATCGCCTTTCCCGCGCTCAAAAAAATCTATGCCCGGCTTCTCGCCTGCGACCGGGCGCTTAAAAGAAGCCCGCTGGAACCGCGCCATGTGGTCGATCGGTTCCTCATGCAGGTTTGTCTATGATCCCGATTCCCAACCTGATCATCGGCGGGGGAATTGCCGGCGTTGCGATTGCCGTTGAACTTCTTCAACGCGGGTCCGATTTTTGTCTTCTCGAATCCACTCCCCGTCTGGGAGGCAAGGTCGAGTCCCTGTCGACCGATAAGGCCCACTTCGAATTCGGCCCCAATGCCCTGGCAGGCGTTTCCCCGGAAATGACACAACTCCTCGAACGGCTGGATCTGGCCGGTTCGCTTGTCGAGGCAAATTCCGTCGCGCGTCGGCGGTTTATTTTAAAGAACGGCAAGCCGACCCTCCTCCCGTCAAAGCCCCCGCAGATTTTGACCACAACGGCGCTCTCTCCCCGGGGGCGGATCCGGTTTTTGGCCGAAGCGGTTCATGTCCCGAGGAGAAAAAAAGAGGAAGAGTCGGTCTGGGATTTTTTTGCGCGGCATTTTGGCACCGAAACCGCAAAATACATCGCCGATCCCTTTGTCTCCGGAATCTTCGCCGGCGACGCAAAACAGATATCCCTTTCCGCGGCCTTTCCTACGATGGCGGAGGCCTAAAACAAGGCCTCTTCACTGATCCGCTATCTCCTGTCCCAAAGAAAAACGATGAAAACCGATCCCCGGCTCTATCAGCTTAAAGGGGGGTTGGAGTCCATTTTCCACAGCGCCCGGAAAAAAATGGGGATAGAGCGGGTCCGGTTGAATGAGGCGGCTCTCGATCTGGTGGTGGAAGGGAAAAAACTGCGGGTTTTAACCGGCCGGGGGGA
Proteins encoded in this region:
- a CDS encoding SpoVR family protein — translated: MLTPELEKWRIEIEKEARTQGLDFFETIFEILDWKQMNEVASYGGFPNRYPHWRFGMEYEHLSKSHSYGLSKIYEMVINNNPCYAYLLHSNKLVDQKMVMSHVYGHCDFFKNNVFFSPTNRRTIDVMANHKTRIQRAVNRHGYTVVESFIDVCLSLENLIDCYAPLIRRKKEEKRPPLAEEEEEEVTEKINVKKLPVQREYLERYINPKEFIESQRKKALTKIEEQKKFPAEPARDVLAFLVETAPLENWQRDILSIIREEAYYFAPQAQTKIMNEGWATYWHSKIMTTKILTDGEIIDFADHHSGTISAGMGRLNPYKIGLELFRDIEERWNKGRFGKEYDECDSMVEKLNWNRNLGLGKKKIFEVRKIYNDVTFIDTFLTPEFCAEHKLFAFDYNRNNSTYEISSRDFPAVKKKLLFQLTNFGQPFVEVMDANYGNRGELLLFHRHEGVDLRLDYAREVLKNLHVLWKRPVLVETRVDDRMKIFAFDGKEHKEFDSKEGA
- a CDS encoding MCE family protein; this translates as MYRSKELMQIQVGAFVAIGLLLAMMVIFLLGSEKRLFETHYTLVCFFDDISGLREGATVQLAGIHVGTVREILFEEKIEKKKVKLVLKLSKRYQSRIRADSKATIMTQGLLGDKMVFVSVGSAEAKILKDGDILPSESPTGFAEVLQRGDVLLQNVNDIAEDLKEIVKEVREGKGTIHGLVYDPHGEELVSDIKMVAENLAEASRHAAGITGKINRGEGTLGALVNDASLYNDMKTLLGKANRNKLIQTVVRYTLKTRDEKLLKTDSK
- a CDS encoding DUF2442 domain-containing protein yields the protein MRSSARKFEQADVAVKVYFTEDAICLQLSDGREVKAPLEFYPRLKNATKKQRGHFQLIGLGTGIHWPDLDEDLSVEGIVLGRRAII
- a CDS encoding type II toxin-antitoxin system HicB family antitoxin, encoding MSHQQYHFTVIIEPCEEGGYYAECPAFQGCHVQGETYEETLGEMRHAVHAFIEEYRKHKEAIPDDQVTVTSLRVAV
- a CDS encoding serine protein kinase translates to MISEKQLLQLIQDAEEIKNFKELNWRGSFADYLGIFMKNPRVSRSAYQRLYDMVVSHGTEEYKEHKKTIVKYKFFNDPYDGGRDGIFGLDLHLMKLVNVFKAAARHYGPEKRVLLLHGPVGSSKSTIVRLLKKGLEHYSRTPEGALFTFSWVKKGGNGANNKQLDVVFGNGDVINCPMHEEPLHLVSFKARDKLLSEVNKALSAEEKIYVDGDLCPSCRYIYNALFALYEGDFNKVMGHVEVRRLILSEKDRVGVGTFQPKDEKNQDSTELTGDINYRKIAEYGSESDPRAFNFDGEFNIANRGLIEFIEVLKLDVAFLYDLLGASQEHKVKPKKFAQTDIDEVIVGHTNEPEYRKLQNNEYMEALRDRTVKIDIPYITKLKEEQKIYYKDYSPDKIRGKHIAPHTMEIASMWAVLTRLEEPKKANLTLMQKLKLYDGKTLPGFTEDNVKELRKEAYREGMEGISPRYIQDKISNALVSDVGGGCVNPFMVLNELESGLKHHSLISSEDQRKKFVELLTLAKEEYDDIVKNEVQRAIAADEDAISRLCSNYVDNIKAYTQKERVRNKYTGQDEEPDERLMRSIEEKIDIPESRKDDFRREIMNYIGALAVEGKKFDYRTNERLHKALELKLFEDQKDTIKLTSLVSSVVDKDTQEKIDIVKSRMTKNYGYCDVCSTDVLNYVASIFARGDIKEKH
- a CDS encoding AbrB/MazE/SpoVT family DNA-binding domain-containing protein — encoded protein: MSITQKPDTVSFTVKGQVVIPRWLRKEYEIEEGTRATVYPTDEGILIKPITARHIRSLRGSLRGSRAMDVFLAERKRERDF
- a CDS encoding type II toxin-antitoxin system VapC family toxin; amino-acid sequence: MAAKVLDSWALMAFFNDEPSAEEVEKLLVKASEDKHKLLLSVVNWGEIYYSVMRGGSQRLAEQKAHEIAGLPIELVPVAEDLELARQAAVFKATKKMSYADCFAAALAKIRNIALITGDREFKEVEKEIKVTWLK
- a CDS encoding DUF444 family protein; translation: MILKIEQDYSRFKQIVRGKIKQELRKFITRGELIGRQGKKFISIPIPQIDIPRFRYEDRQMGGVGQGEGAVGTPIAVDSEGEGQTQAGNAPSEHILEVDVPLEEMAQLLGEELELPRILPKGTDRVVSTKTVYRGVRPAGPESLRHFKRTYKQALKRQILSGGYNLNRPIVIPYGEDKRYRSFKVIQERERRAVIIYMMDVSGSMGQEQKEIVRIETFWIDMWLRSQYKGLETRYIIHDAVAREVDADTFYHTRESGGTIISSAYRLALKIVQENYPPSEWNIYPFHFSDGDNWSGNDTMECLNLMEKEFFPVCNVFCYGQVESEYGSGQFLKDLKDRFGESPDCLLTSKIEGKEGIIESIKAFLGKGK
- a CDS encoding type II toxin-antitoxin system HicA family toxin produces the protein MSVHFPVVTSKEIIKVLEKIGFVFVRQTGSSHAIYRRPSDNRRTVVPVHSSTQIKRRTLKSILTDAGLTVEDLRKLL
- a CDS encoding DUF2892 domain-containing protein, whose product is MLVNVAKRERNLRLLIAVLSAICIWRLRMPPWADYALGAVAVVSLVTGLLRYCPLNHLFKVKSAS